A section of the Castanea sativa cultivar Marrone di Chiusa Pesio chromosome 12, ASM4071231v1 genome encodes:
- the LOC142619807 gene encoding putative glucan endo-1,3-beta-glucosidase A6 — protein sequence MVALKNMGHLFFLLLLILSFLISTSSAKFTSKVGINYGQLGNNLPSPSKSVELIKSLKAKLVKIYDTNPKILNSLKHTNIKVSIMLPNQLISNISSNQTLSDLWVRSNVQPFYPHTKIRYLLVGNEIISSTDNKTWYNLVPAMRKIKSSLKAHGLHKVKVGTSCAMDVLESSYPPSNGTFRADISGRVMKPMLQFLNKTRSFFFLDAYPYFPWSSDPTNIRLDYALFESKDFTYTDPGSGLVYTNLFDQMVDAVIFAMRRLGYPGIRVWIAETGWPNGGDYDQIGCNIYNAATYNRNVVKKLTSESGTPARPGKVLPSFIFSLYNENQKPGPGTERHFGLLYPNGSKIFEIDLSGETQVWEYKKPLPKPTNDEKYKGKIWCVVARGANSSEVGAALSYACSQGNKTCDPVQPGGMCYKPDSPTWHASYAFSSYWAQFKKVGGTCYFNGLATQTIKDPSYGSCKFPSVTL from the exons ATGGTAGCATTGAAGAACATGggtcatcttttttttcttcttctcctcattCTTTCCTTCCTCATTTCCACTTCAA GTGCCAAGTTCACGAGCAAGGTGGGAATTAACTATGGCCAATTGGGAAACAATCTACCATCACCATCAAAGTCGGTGGAGCTTATCAAATCTCTCAAAGCCAAGCTTGTGAAAATCTAcgacacaaacccaaaaatccttAACTCCCTCAAACACACAAACATTAAAGTCTCGATCATGTTACCCAACCAACTCATCTCCAACATCTCCTCCAACCAAACCTTGTCGGATCTCTGGGTCCGATCCAATGTCCAACCCTTTTACCCGCACACCAAGATCCGATACCTCCTCGTTGGCAACGAAATCATCAGCTCCACCGACAACAAAACCTGGTACAACCTCGTCCCTGCAATGCGCAAAATTAAATCTTCCCTAAAAGCCCATGGTCTTCACAAGGTCAAAGTTGGAACTTCGTGTGCCATGGATGTCCTAGAATCGTCGTACCCACCTTCGAACGGGACTTTCCGGGCCGACATTTCGGGTCGGGTCATGAAACCCATGTTGCAATTCTTGAACAAAACCAGGTCATTTTTCTTCCTCGATGCGTACCCGTATTTTCCTTGGTCTTCGGATCCTACCAATATCAGGCTCGACTACGCTTTGTTTGAGTCCAAGGATTTCACTTACACGGATCCGGGTTCGGGTTTGGTGTACACGAATCTATTTGACCAGATGGTGGATGCGGTAATTTTCGCTATGAGGAGACTCGGGTACCCGGGAATTCGGGTCTGGATAGCTGAAACGGGTTGGCCCAATGGTGGTGACTATGATCAGATTGGTTGCAACATTTACAATGCTGCCACTTACAACAGAAACGTAGTTAAAAAGCTCACATCCGAATCGGGTACTCCAGCCCGACCCGGAAAAGTCCTCCCATCTTTCATCTTCTCTTTGTATAACGAGAACCAAAAACCGGGTCCGGGTACGGAGCGACATTTCGGGTTACTATACCCGAACGGGTCAAAAATTTTCGAGATTGATCTTTCGGGGGAGACTCAGGTGTGGGAGTACAAAAAGCCGTTGCCTAAGCCAACCAATGATGAGAAGTATAAAGGGAAGATTTGGTGTGTGGTGGCGAGAGGAGCCAATAGCAGCGAAGTTGGAGCGGCGTTATCTTACGCGTGCTCACAGGGGAATAAAACCTGTGACCCGGTTCAACCCGGGGGTATGTGTTATAAACCGGATTCTCCTACTTGGCACGCAAGCTACGCGTTTAGTTCTTATTGGGCACAGTTTAAGAAAGTTGGTGGGACCTGTTACTTTAACGGGCTTGCTACGCAAACTATCAAGGATCCAA GTTATGGATCCTGCAAGTTTCCAAGTGTTACACTTTGA